In one Pelecanus crispus isolate bPelCri1 chromosome 12, bPelCri1.pri, whole genome shotgun sequence genomic region, the following are encoded:
- the NOL11 gene encoding nucleolar protein 11 produces the protein MAALCESFTLCGLGPSGGVGLGGGLLALEPGPDPDHVLLTDRGRTATLFKVSDHKPLGCWSVKHGQIITCPVVCNFETHEYIAVHNDKVLRIWKNKDINLDKVFKATLSADVYRIHSLPNGGPVVLFKGGGVRTLDVLLEAPQQKIENVISDEVIKWSEAFTEGQYPVLIFATEKDGDFFVYVQKLKMNSLHKYKLEQQELSKPLNFTAYIKNHIITLLCLYSNDSVYKVLIPLHQNTEEEEQILSKSLLLNLSVSGSVLKGTSFVVVDKDHIAVLGSLAASGEESKECLTIWNTKFQTLQTLKELPLGTSGQLWCYEEKFFFTHGKVLTVIMYKCETSSLAAAVGKLKDSQTPDVSPFVNWNTLGDEELVVSLQSQQSVALKSESGMTLRSKRNTAEVQPDTLSVGQLLLNLKDASTTVLEDELRQLMSKAQMPDFQATIGCVITALINRCKTNPNYYPRNFLLQIVQTRDLSYSLCPDLMAVALEKKDVHLLQICLQRFPDIPEEITYACLKVFLSISEAYLQRIDVNLESVICYIDIEFNDKEVKTEIVENGFNAELEQDIWDTEFTKETHLMADGEFCPVGPQKAALLNAVLHSAYSDTFLLPHLKNLPAQQAVLFLRYLYYLYVKCSEKINTTLPGIRSPTINQIMDWMCLLLDAHFTVMVMLPEAKKLLSSLHKFVRAQVRFYSELNKIEGSLRELQRLNHQKDCQTYSIEVLELI, from the exons ATGGCGGCGCTGTGCGAGAGCTTCACGCTGTGCGGTTTGGGGCCCAGCGGCGGCGTCGGCCTCGGCGGCGGCCTCCTGGCGCTGGAGCCGGGCCCCGACCCCGACCACGTCCTGCTCACCGACCGCGGCAGGACGGCCACGCTCTTTAAG GTTTCAGATCACAAGCCACTAGGTTGTTGGTCAGTTAAACATGGGCAGATTATCACGTGTCCAGTTGTGTGCAACTTTGAAACTCACGAATATATAGCTGTTCATAATGACAAG GTTTTAAGAATATGGAAGAACAAAGATATTAACTTGGACAAAGTATTTAAAGCAACG cttTCAGCTGATGTATACAGAATACACTCACTCCCCAATGGAGGGCCAGTGGTACTATTCAAAGGAGGTGGTGTTCGAACTTTAGATGTCCTTTTGGAAGCCCCACAACAAAAAATTGAAAACGTTATCTCAGACGAAGTCATCAA GTGGAGTGAAGCTTTTACGGAAGGTCAATATCCTGTCTTAATTTTCGCTACTGAGAAA gatggggatttttttgtctaCGTACAGAAACTTAAGATGAATAGTCTACACAAATACAAGCTTGAACAACAGGAATTATCTAAACCGCTGAATTTCACGGCATATATAAAAAATCACATAATCACACTTCTGTGTCTGT ATTCCAATGACTCCGTGTACAAGGTTCTGATACCTCTGCATCAAAATACTGAAGAGGAAGAGCAAATTTTGTCCAAATCACTGCTGCTAAACCTTTCGGTATCTGGAAGTGTTCTGAAAGGAACTTCTTTCGTCGTTGTTGATAAAGACCACATCGCAGTATTAGGAAGTCTGGCTGCATCTGGTGAAGAATCCAAAG AGTGCCTAACAATATGGAATACAAAATTTCAGACATTGCAAACTTTAAAGGAACTGCCCCTGGGAACCAGTGGACAA tTGTGGTGTtatgaggaaaaatttttttttactcacgGGAAAGTGCTAACAGTGATTATGTACAAGTGTGAAACATCATCTTTGGCAGCTGCTGTGGGAAAGCTCAAGGACAGTCAAACCCCTG ACGTGTCCCCATTTGTAAACTGGAATACCCTTGGAGATGAAGAGCTGGTGGTTTCCCTTCAGTCACAGCAGTCTGTAGCTCTAAAATCTGAGTCCGGAATGACC ttaaGATCAAAAAGGAACACTGCTGAAGTACAGCCAGATACCTTATCAGTTGGGCAGCTCTTACTAAATCTAAAA GACGCTTCTACAACTGTATTGGAAGATGAATTGAGACAACTGATGTCAAAAGCACAGATGCCAGATTTCCAAGCCACCATTGGATGTGTAATAACTGCCCTTATAAACAGATGTAAAACAAATCCAAATTACTACCCTCGAAATTTCCTGCTACAGATAGTCCAAACGCGAGACTTGTCTTACAG TTTATGTCCAGATTTAATGGCTgttgctttggagaaaaaagaTGTGCATCTCTTACAAATCTGCCTACAACGGTTTCCAGATATTCCTGAAGAAATTACTTACGCTtgcttgaaagtatttttaag CATTAGTGAAGCCTATCTTCAAAGAATAGATGTGAATCTAGAATCTGTAATCTGTTACATTGATATTGAATTCAACGATAAAGAAGTTAAGACTGAAATTGTAGAAAATGGTTTCAATGCAGAGCTGGAACAAGACATCTGGGATACTGAATTCACAAAGGAAACCCATCTGATGGCTGATGGTGAATTCTGCCCTGTTGGACCACAGAAGGCAGCATTATT aaatgctgttctCCATTCGGCTTACAGTGACACATTTCTTTTGCCTCATCTGAAAAACCTTCCAGCACAGCAAGCTGTT CTATTTCTCAGGTATTTATACTACTTGTATGTGAAATGCAGTGAAAAAATTAATACCACTCTTCCTGGAATACGCTCTCCAACTATAAATCAG ATTATGGATTGGATGTGCCTATTACTTGATGCTCACTTCACAGTTATGGTGATGCTACCAGAAGCAAAAAAGTTGCTTTCAAGTCTGCATAAGTTTGTGAGAGCCCAA gTACGATTCTACTCTGAACTCAACAAGATTGAAGGAAGTTTGCGAGAATTACAAAGACTTAACCACCAGAAAGACTGTCAGACATATTCTATTGAAGTGCTGGAACTTatttga